The following proteins come from a genomic window of Gossypium raimondii isolate GPD5lz chromosome 5, ASM2569854v1, whole genome shotgun sequence:
- the LOC105770041 gene encoding serine/threonine-protein kinase GRIK1 isoform X1, whose protein sequence is MFSNSFSFARAMGCFGCFGFSTKPKQTTRPNCRSNFPLSQEFLLDEEIEEDDDDCSYNGEVTRTAHGDEVDSLGRGKRSEEILRFKLNNGLVCRQVPVKETNMIVRTEDENGNKMINEYVREYKIGSGSYGKVVLYRNSVDGKHYAIKAFHKSHLLKLRVAPSETAMTDVLREVLIMKILEHPNIVNLIEVIDDPTMDQFYMVLEYVEGKWVCEDSGPPRGLGEDTARKYVRDIVSGLMYLHAHNIVHGDIKPDNLLITSMGTVKIGDFSVSQVFEDDNDELRRSPGTPVFTAPECCVGLTYQGKAADTWALGVTLYCMILGRYPFLGETLQDTYDKIVNNPLILPSDMNPELRNLLEGLLCKDPKQRMTLNALAEHSWVIGEDGPIPQYLCWCTRNSYSREESNGRTGTQLTETD, encoded by the exons ATGTTTAGTAACAGCTTTTCATTTGCTAGAGCAATGGGCTGCTTTGGTTGCTTCGGCTTCTCAACAAAGCCCAAACAAACCACTAGGCCCAATTGCAGGTCAAATTTTCCACTGTCCCAGGAATTTTTGTTAGACGAAGAAatagaagaagatgatgatgattgtTCATATAATGGTGAAGTTACTCGCACTGCTCATGGAGATGAGGTTGATTCTCTGGGCCGTGGCAAGCGTTCTGAAGAGATTTTGAGGTTCAAACTGAACAATGGATTGGTTTGCAGGCAGGTTCCTGTCAAGGAAACCAACATGATCGTACGCACAGAG GATGAAAATGGGAATAAGATGATTAATGAGTATGTGAGGGAGTATAAGATTGGTTCTGGTAGCTATGGAAAAGTG GTTCTATATCGAAACAGTGTTGATGGGAAACACTATGCTATTAAG GCCTTTCATAAGTCTCACTTATTGAAGTTGCGGGTTGCTCCATCCGAGACTGCAATGACTGATGTTCTTCGTGAG GttctaattatgaaaattttggaacATCCCAATATAGTTAATCTCATTGAGGTGATTGATGACCCAACAATGGATCAATTCTACATGG TTCTTGAATATGTTGAAGGCAAATGGGTTTGTGAGGATTCTGGTCCTCCAAGAGGCCTTGGGGAAGATACTGCTAGGAAGTATGTGCGAGATATAGTATCTGGGCTTATGTACCTCCATGCTCAT AATATTGTGCATGGCGATATTAAACCAGATAATTTGTTGATTACTAGCATGGGTACAGTGAAGATAGGAGATTTTAGTGTGAGCCAGGTGTTTGAG gaTGATAATGATGAGCTTCGCCGATCTCCCGGGACTCCTGTTTTCACTGCGCCTGAGTGTTGTGTAG GTTTAACATATCAAGGAAAAGCTGCAGACACGTGGGCTCTAGGAGTTACTTTGTATTGTATGATACTCGGAAGATATCCATTTCTTGGTGAAACGCTACAAGATACATATGACAAG ATTGTTAATAATCCTCTAATTCTGCCAAGTGACATGAACCCAGAGTTGAGGAACTTACTCGAAGGCCTTCTTTGCAAAG aCCCGAAACAGAGGATGACATTGAATGCTTTAGCAGAGCATTCTTGGGTTATTGGAGAAGATGGACCGATCCCCCAGTACTTGTGTTGGTGTACGCGTAATAGCTATTCGAGGGAAGAATCTAATGGGAGAACCGGTACTCAGTTGACAGAAACTGACTAG
- the LOC105765822 gene encoding calcium-dependent protein kinase 34, with translation MGNLCSRSDPAANPDEKGEPGPENELNTSTSMNEDSPNSPPKASPTQSISSKPSNKPNPIGPVLGRPMEDIKTTYNIGKELGRGQFGVTHLCTNKSTGEQFACKTIAKRKLANKEDIEDVRREVQIMHHLTGQSNIVELKGAFEDKHSVHLVMELCAGGELFDRIIAKGHYTERAAASLLRTVVQIVHTCHSMGVIHRDLKPENFLLLNKDEDSPLKATDFGLSVFYKPGEEFKEIVGSAYYIAPEVLKRKYGPEADIWSIGVMLYIFLSGVPPFWAESENGIFNSILRGHIDFSSDPWPSISPQAKELVKKMLNSDPKQRLTAVQVLSHPWIKEDGEAPDTPLDNAVICRLKQFKAMNNFKKVALRVIAGCLSEEEIMGLKEMFKGMDTDNSGTITLEELKQGLAKQGTKLTEYEVQQLMEAADADGNGTIDYDEFITATVHMNRMDREDHLYHAFQHFDKDNSGYITTEELEQALREHGMHDANIKEIVSEVDSDNDGRINYDEFVAMMRKGNPEAHTKKRRELSVNIET, from the exons atGGGGAACCTATGCTCTCGCAGCGACCCCGCCGCTAACCCCGATGAAAAGGGAGAACCCGGGCctgaaaatgaattgaatacCAGCACTTCCATGAATGAAGACTCCCCCAACTCTCCTCCCAAGGCTTCTCCTACTCAAAGCATCTCCTCCAAGCCTTCCAACAAGCCCAACCCCATTGGTCCCGTCTTAGGCCGCCCTATGGAAGATATTAAAACCACCTACAACATTGGCAAAGAATTGGGTAGGGGTCAGTTTGGGGTTACGCATTTGTGTACCAACAAGTCCACCGGGGAACAATTCGCATGCAAGACTATCGCCAAGAGGAAGCTTGCCAACAAGGAGGATATTGAGGATGTTAGAAGGGAGGTTCAGATTATGCACCATTTGACAGGTCAGTCTAACATTGTCGAGCTCAAGGGAGCCTTCGAGGATAAGCATTCCGTTCATTTGGTGATGGAACTATGTGCCGGAGGAGAGCTGTTCGATAGGATCATTGCTAAGGGCCATTACACCGAGCGTGCCGCTGCTTCCTTGCTTCGCACGGTTGTCCAGATTGTGCACACTTGCCATTCTATGGGGGTCATCCATAGGGATCTCAAGCCCGAGAATTTCCTCTTGTTGAATAAGGATGAAGATTCCCCTCTCAAGGCCACAGATTTTGGTCTATCAGTCTTCTACAAGCCTG GTgaagaattcaaagaaattgtTGGTAGTGCATATTATATTGCACCTGAGGTCTTGAAGAGGAAATATGGACCAGAAGCAGATATATGGAGTATTGGTGTTATGCTGTATATTTTTCTATCTGGTGTTCCTCCCTTTTGGGCTG AATCCGAAAATgggatattcaattcaatattacGCGGCCACATTGATTTCTCGAGCGATCCATGGCCTTCAATTTCACCTCAAGCGAAGGAACTTGTGAAGAAGATGTTAAATTCGGATCCGAAGCAGAGGTTAACCGCAGTGCAGGTTCTAA GCCATCCATGGATCAAAGAGGATGGTGAAGCACCTGATACACCTCTTGACAACGCAGTTATATGTAGGCTCAAACAGTTTAAAGCAATGAACAACTTCAAGAAAGTTGCTTTGCGG GTCATTGCGGGATGTTTATCAGAGGAAGAAATCATGGGATTGAAGGAGATGTTCAAGGGCATGGATACCGACAACAGCGGGACCATAACACTCGAAGAATTAAAGCAAGGCCTTGCTAAACAAGGAACAAAGCTCACTGAATATGAAGTTCAACAACTAATGGAAGCT gcTGATGCAGACGGAAACGGAACCATAGACTACGATGAGTTCATCACGGCCACAGTGCATATGAACCGAATGGACCGGGAAGACCATCTCTACCATGCCTTCCAACACTTTGATAAAGACAACAGCGG GTACATCACGACCGAAGAACTAGAGCAAGCTCTGCGTGAACATGGCATGCATGACGCCAACATTAAGGAAATCGTTTCTGAGGTTGACTCTGACAAT GACGGAAGGATCAACTATGATGAGTTCGTGGCAATGATGAGAAAAGGAAACCCTGAAGCACATACCAAGAAGCGGCGCGAATTATCTGTTAATATCGagacataa
- the LOC105768688 gene encoding probable pyridoxal 5'-phosphate synthase subunit PDX2 produces MAVVGVLALQGSFNEHIAALRRLGMKGVEIRKPEQLQSISSLIIPGGESTSMAKLAEFHNLFPALREFVQMGKPVWGTCAGLIFLANKAVGQKDGGQELVGGLNCTVHRNYFGSQIQSFEAELLVPELASQEGGPETFRGVFIRAPAVLEVGPEVEVLADYPIPSNKVLYSSSAVEIQEESAVPEKKVIVAIKQGNLLGTAFHPELTADTRWHSYFLKMVRDVGEGTSNATVAVSEAASSSDRQTKYDLPIFR; encoded by the exons ATGGCCGTGGTTGGAGTATTGGCTTTACAGGGATCTTTTAACGAACACATAGCAG cgCTAAGGAGGTTAGGAATGAAAGGAGTGGAAATAAGGAAGCCAGAGCAGCTTCAAAGTATCAGCTCTCTTATCATTCCTGGTGGAGAAAGCACCAGCATGGCTAAGCTTGCTGAGTTCCACAATCTT TTTCCAGCTCTGCGGGAATTTGTGCAAATGGGGAAGCCGGTTTGGGGGACTTGTGCAGGTCTTATATTTTTGGCAAACAAAGCTGTTG GACAGAAAGACGGAGGACAGGAATTAGTTGGGGGTCTGAATTGCACTGTCCATAGAAATTACTTTGGGAGTCAG ATCCAAAGCTTTGAGGCAGAGCTCTTAGTGCCAGAACTTGCCTCCCAAGAAGGTGGCCCTGAGACATTTCGTGGTGTTTTCATCCGAGCTCCTGCTGTCCTTGAAGTGGGGCCAGAAGTTGAAGTGCTTGCTGATTATCCTATCCCATCAAATAAAGTTCTATATTCAAGTTCAGCTGTTGAAATTCAAGAG GAGTCTGCCGTGCCTGAAAAGAAAGTGATAGTTGCCATAAAGCAAGGAAACTTGCTGGGGACTGCTTTCCACCCTGAGTTGACTGCAGATACGAGATG GCATAGTTACTTTCTAAAGATGGTAAGAGATGTCGGAGAGGGAACCTCGAATGCCACTGTTGCAGTCAGTGAAGCGGCTTCAAGTTCTGACCGACAAACAAAATATGATCTTCCTATATTCCGATAA
- the LOC105770041 gene encoding serine/threonine-protein kinase GRIK1 isoform X2, with protein MGCFGCFGFSTKPKQTTRPNCRSNFPLSQEFLLDEEIEEDDDDCSYNGEVTRTAHGDEVDSLGRGKRSEEILRFKLNNGLVCRQVPVKETNMIVRTEDENGNKMINEYVREYKIGSGSYGKVVLYRNSVDGKHYAIKAFHKSHLLKLRVAPSETAMTDVLREVLIMKILEHPNIVNLIEVIDDPTMDQFYMVLEYVEGKWVCEDSGPPRGLGEDTARKYVRDIVSGLMYLHAHNIVHGDIKPDNLLITSMGTVKIGDFSVSQVFEDDNDELRRSPGTPVFTAPECCVGLTYQGKAADTWALGVTLYCMILGRYPFLGETLQDTYDKIVNNPLILPSDMNPELRNLLEGLLCKDPKQRMTLNALAEHSWVIGEDGPIPQYLCWCTRNSYSREESNGRTGTQLTETD; from the exons ATGGGCTGCTTTGGTTGCTTCGGCTTCTCAACAAAGCCCAAACAAACCACTAGGCCCAATTGCAGGTCAAATTTTCCACTGTCCCAGGAATTTTTGTTAGACGAAGAAatagaagaagatgatgatgattgtTCATATAATGGTGAAGTTACTCGCACTGCTCATGGAGATGAGGTTGATTCTCTGGGCCGTGGCAAGCGTTCTGAAGAGATTTTGAGGTTCAAACTGAACAATGGATTGGTTTGCAGGCAGGTTCCTGTCAAGGAAACCAACATGATCGTACGCACAGAG GATGAAAATGGGAATAAGATGATTAATGAGTATGTGAGGGAGTATAAGATTGGTTCTGGTAGCTATGGAAAAGTG GTTCTATATCGAAACAGTGTTGATGGGAAACACTATGCTATTAAG GCCTTTCATAAGTCTCACTTATTGAAGTTGCGGGTTGCTCCATCCGAGACTGCAATGACTGATGTTCTTCGTGAG GttctaattatgaaaattttggaacATCCCAATATAGTTAATCTCATTGAGGTGATTGATGACCCAACAATGGATCAATTCTACATGG TTCTTGAATATGTTGAAGGCAAATGGGTTTGTGAGGATTCTGGTCCTCCAAGAGGCCTTGGGGAAGATACTGCTAGGAAGTATGTGCGAGATATAGTATCTGGGCTTATGTACCTCCATGCTCAT AATATTGTGCATGGCGATATTAAACCAGATAATTTGTTGATTACTAGCATGGGTACAGTGAAGATAGGAGATTTTAGTGTGAGCCAGGTGTTTGAG gaTGATAATGATGAGCTTCGCCGATCTCCCGGGACTCCTGTTTTCACTGCGCCTGAGTGTTGTGTAG GTTTAACATATCAAGGAAAAGCTGCAGACACGTGGGCTCTAGGAGTTACTTTGTATTGTATGATACTCGGAAGATATCCATTTCTTGGTGAAACGCTACAAGATACATATGACAAG ATTGTTAATAATCCTCTAATTCTGCCAAGTGACATGAACCCAGAGTTGAGGAACTTACTCGAAGGCCTTCTTTGCAAAG aCCCGAAACAGAGGATGACATTGAATGCTTTAGCAGAGCATTCTTGGGTTATTGGAGAAGATGGACCGATCCCCCAGTACTTGTGTTGGTGTACGCGTAATAGCTATTCGAGGGAAGAATCTAATGGGAGAACCGGTACTCAGTTGACAGAAACTGACTAG
- the LOC105768687 gene encoding beta-galactosidase 8: MRRRTEILVLLICLVIVTTSFASTVTYDHRAIVIDGKRRVLISGSIHYPRSTPEMWPDLIQKSKDGGLDVIETYVFWNLHEPVRNQYNFEGRNDLVKFVKLVAEAGLYVHLRIGPYVCAEWNYGGFPLWLHFIPGIKFRTDNEPFKAEMQRFTAKIVEMMKQEKLYASQGGPIILSQIENEYGNIDSAYGAAAKPYIKWAAGMAISLDTGVPWVMCQQSDAPDPIINTCNGFYCDQFTPNSNKKPKMWTENWSGWFLSFGGTVPYRPVEDLAFAVARFFQRGGTFQNYYMYHGGTNFDRTTGGPFIATSYDYDAPIDEYGQVRQPKWGHLRDVHKAIKLCEEALIATDPKISSLGPNLEAAVYKTGSGGCSAFLANIDTKSDATVNFNGNSYHLPAWSVSILPDCKNVVLNTAKVNSMSVIPSFIHESLNKNADSTDSIGSGWSWINEPVGISKASAFNKLGLLEQINTTADKSDYLWYSLSMNIKGDEPFLQDGSQTVLHVESLGHGLHAFINGKLTGSRTGNSDNAKVKVDIPITVVPGKNTIDLLSLTVGLQNYGAFFDLSGAGITGPVKLNGLSNGSSIDLSSQQWTYQVGLKEEDSGLPSGSSSEWVSQPALPKNQPLIWYKTNFDAPTGNDPVALDFMGMGKGEAWINGQSIGRYWPAYIASNSGCTDSCDYRGPYSANKCRKNCGKPSQQLYHVPRSWLKPSGNILVLFEEMGGDPTQLAFATRKMGSLCSHVSDSHPLPMDMWGLDSKTRRASNPTLSLSCPSPNQVISSIKFASFGTPLGTCGSFSHGRCSSAKAHSIVQKVCVGSTSCSIDVSTKTLGDPCKGVKKSLAVEVSCA, encoded by the exons ATGAGGAGAAGAACAGAGATTCTGGTGTTGCTTATTTGTTTGGTAATAGTAACGACGTCGTTTGCATCCACCGTCACGTACGATCACCGAGCGATTGTCATCGACGGGAAACGCCGCGTCTTGATCTCTGGCTCCATTCATTACCCTCGCAGCACCCCTGAA ATGTGGCCAGACCTTATACAAAAATCCAAGGACGGAGGGTTAGATGTGATTGAAACTTACGTTTTCTGGAACTTGCACGAACCAGTCCGAAACCAG TATAATTTCGAAGGAAGAAACGatttggttaaatttgtaaAGCTAGTTGCAGAAGCTGGTCTTTATGTTCATCTACGCATCGGTCCATACGTTTGCGCTGAATGGaattatgg TGGATTTCCTCTTTGGTTACATTTTATACCCGGAATCAAGTTTCGAACTGATAATGAACCATTTAAg GCAGAAATGCAGAGGTTCACGGCTAAGATTGTGGAAATGATGAAGCAAGAGAAGTTGTATGCATCACAAGGAGGACCCATTATTTTGTCACAG aTTGAAAATGAGTATGGAAACATTGATTCAGCATATGGGGCTGCCGCAAAACCCTATATTAAATGGGCAGCTGGTATGGCTATTTCATTGGATACAGGAGTTCCCTGGGTTATGTGCCAGCAATCTGATGCTCCTGATCCCATT ATTAACACCTGCAATGGATTCTACTGTGACCAATTCACCCCAAATTCTAATAAGAAACCAAAAATGTGGACAGAGAATTGGTCTGGATG GTTCCTTTCATTTGGTGGCACCGTTCCCTACAGACCTGTAGAAGACCTCGCATTTGCTGTTGCGCGGTTTTTCCAAAGAGGTGGAACTTTCCAAAACTATTATATG TACCATGGTGGAACAAACTTTGACAGGACTACAGGTGGACCCTTTATTGCTACTAGTTATGATTATGATGCTCCGATTGATGAGTATG GACAAGTTAGACAACCAAAGTGGGGTCACCTAAGAGATGTCCATAAGGCTATAAAGCTTTGTGAAGAAGCATTGATAGCCACTGATCCTAAAATTTCCTCTTTGGGTCCAAACTTGGAG GCTGCTGTATATAAAACAGGATCGGGAGGATGTTCTGCTTTTCTTGCCAATATAGACACCAAATCTGATGCGACTGTTAATTTCAATGGCAATTCATACCATTTGCCTGCATGGTCTGTCAGCATCTTACCAGACTGCAAGAATGTAGTTCTGAATACCGCCAAG GTTAACTCTATGAGTGTGATTCCAAGCTTCATACATGAATCATTGAATAAAAATGCTGATTCAACTGACTCAATCGGGTCAGGCTGGAGTTGGATAAATGAACCCGTTGGCATCTCTAAGGCTAGCGCATTTAACAAACTTGGATTGTTAGAGCAAATCAACACTACTGCTGATAAAAGTGACTACTTGTGGTATTCATTAAG CATGAATATCAAGGGAGATGAGCCTTTCCTTCAAGATGGATCTCAAACTGTTCTTCATGTGGAATCACTTGGGCATGGCCTTCATGCTTTTATAAATGGGAAACTTACAG GGAGCAGAACTGGTAATAGCGACAATGCTAAGGTTAAAGTGGATATCCCCATCACAGTTGTCCCTGGGAAGAACACGATTGATCTCCTTAGTTTGACCGTAGGGCTGCAG AACTATGGGGCCTTCTTTGACCTATCAGGGGCAGGGATAACTGGTCCAGTGAAACTAAATGGTTTAAGTAATGGTAGCAGTATTGATCTCTCCTCACAGCAATGGACGTATCAG GTTGGACTTAAAGAGGAAGATTCGGGTCTACCAAGTGGAAGTTCATCGGAATGGGTTTCACAACCCGCATTGCCGAAGAATCAACCCCTGATATGGTACAAG ACAAATTTTGATGCCCCTACTGGGAATGACCCTGTTGCTTTAGACTTCATGGGGATGGGGAAGGGTGAAGCATGGATCAACGGACAGAGCATTGGACGATATTGGCCTGCCTATATCGCATCAAACAGTGGCTGTACTGACTCTTGTGATTATAGAGGACCTTATAGTGCAAACAAATGCCGCAAGAATTGTGGGAAGCCTTCTCAGCAATT GTATCATGTACCTCGTTCATGGTTGAAACCAAGTGGCAACATTCTTGTATTGTTCGAGGAAATGGGTGGGGATCCGACACAGCTTGCTTTTGCAACCAGAAAGATGGGAAGTTTGTGCTCGCATGTATCTGACTCTCACCCATTACCCATGGATATGTGGGGTTTGGATTCGAAAACAAGAAGGGCTTCAAACCCTACGCTATCCCTCAGTTGCCCATCTCCGAATCAGGTTATTTCTTCAATCAAATTTGCCAGCTTTGGAACTCCTCTTGGCACTTGCGGCAGTTTTAGCCATGGGAGGTGTAGCAGTGCTAAAGCACATTCCATTGTACAGAAG GTTTGTGTTGGATCGACAAGTTGTAGTATCGATGTATCAACCAAGACTTTGGGTGACCCTTGCAAAGGTGTAAAGAAGAGCTTAGCTGTAGAAGTTTCTTGTGCATGA